Proteins from a genomic interval of Bacillota bacterium:
- the thrS gene encoding threonine--tRNA ligase: protein MDIEIDRFGGHRCKKGTSLKEIWQKVQPQNAPAAIAAVVNDRPRDLFFSIDEPVNIKFLSFEDNEGAKIYWHTTSHVLAQAVKRLYPGARLGIGPAIENGFYYDFEFPEPISMEDLEAIEAEMKKIVKENLFLEKMEMDRQEAEKYFREKDEPYKLELIRDLPEDEKITFYRQGDFMDLCTGPHLLSTGRLKAFKLTGLAGAYWRGSERNPMLQRIYGVSFPTKQLLADYLELLEEAKKRDHRKLGRELDLFSLHEEAPGFPFFHPRGLIIWHELENYWREEHVRGGYQEIKTPLVLDCELWKRSGHWDHYRENMYFSEIDEREFAIKPMNCPGAMLIYLSHRHSYRDLPLRIAELGQVHRHELSGTLHGLMRVRTFTQDDAHLFMLPEQIEAEVDGIIDMIDRMYRVFGFDYRVELSTRPEKAMGSSEDWEKATTILKRVLEKRKSNFMISEGEGAFYGPKIDFHLRDCLGRSWQCGTVQLDFQMPERFDLTYIGKDGQKHRPVMIHRVVYGAMERFIALLIEHYGGAFPTWLAPLQVVVLPLTENQYENAFSLGELLKKEGFRVEVDGRNEKLGYKIREAQLKKIPYMLVIGPREVETGKAALRHRRKGDLGVVEVDDFVRDLHDEVRSKRLPPDYKNT, encoded by the coding sequence ATTGACATCGAAATCGATAGATTCGGGGGACACAGATGTAAAAAGGGCACTTCGCTCAAGGAAATATGGCAGAAAGTTCAACCGCAAAATGCCCCGGCGGCCATTGCCGCGGTTGTGAATGATCGTCCCAGAGATCTCTTTTTTTCGATCGATGAACCGGTGAATATCAAATTTCTTTCTTTCGAGGACAACGAGGGCGCAAAGATTTACTGGCATACCACCAGTCATGTTCTTGCCCAAGCCGTCAAGCGTCTTTACCCCGGGGCAAGGTTGGGTATTGGCCCGGCCATTGAAAATGGTTTTTATTATGATTTTGAATTCCCCGAACCTATCTCCATGGAAGATCTGGAAGCCATTGAAGCGGAGATGAAGAAGATTGTCAAAGAAAATCTTTTCCTGGAGAAGATGGAGATGGATCGCCAGGAGGCCGAAAAATATTTTCGGGAGAAGGATGAGCCCTACAAGCTTGAATTGATCAGGGACTTGCCCGAAGATGAAAAAATTACTTTTTACCGCCAGGGTGATTTCATGGATCTGTGCACAGGCCCTCATCTGCTTTCCACGGGGCGCCTGAAGGCTTTCAAGTTGACCGGGTTGGCCGGGGCTTACTGGAGGGGCAGTGAAAGGAACCCGATGCTGCAGCGTATCTACGGCGTTTCTTTTCCTACCAAACAGTTGCTTGCGGATTATCTGGAACTTCTTGAAGAGGCCAAAAAAAGAGATCATCGCAAGCTTGGCCGCGAGCTGGATCTTTTCAGCCTGCACGAGGAGGCCCCGGGTTTTCCCTTTTTCCACCCCAGAGGCCTGATCATCTGGCATGAGCTGGAAAATTACTGGCGTGAGGAACATGTGCGCGGCGGTTATCAGGAAATCAAGACACCGCTGGTTCTGGACTGCGAACTCTGGAAGCGTTCGGGCCACTGGGATCATTATCGTGAAAACATGTATTTTTCGGAGATAGACGAAAGGGAATTCGCCATCAAGCCGATGAATTGCCCGGGGGCGATGTTGATCTATCTTTCGCACCGGCACAGCTACCGGGATCTCCCCCTGCGCATTGCCGAGTTGGGCCAGGTACATCGCCATGAACTTTCGGGTACGTTGCACGGTTTGATGAGAGTCAGGACATTCACACAGGATGATGCCCATCTTTTCATGCTTCCCGAGCAGATCGAGGCGGAAGTCGATGGCATCATCGATATGATTGACCGCATGTATCGCGTTTTTGGTTTCGACTACAGGGTGGAATTGAGCACCCGCCCCGAAAAAGCGATGGGTTCCTCCGAGGACTGGGAGAAGGCGACGACAATTTTGAAACGTGTCCTGGAAAAAAGAAAAAGCAATTTCATGATCAGCGAGGGGGAGGGCGCTTTTTACGGGCCCAAGATAGATTTCCATCTTCGTGACTGCCTGGGTAGATCATGGCAATGCGGCACGGTTCAACTTGATTTTCAGATGCCGGAAAGGTTTGACCTGACCTATATCGGTAAAGATGGCCAGAAACACAGGCCGGTGATGATACATCGCGTCGTCTACGGAGCCATGGAACGTTTTATCGCTCTGTTGATCGAGCATTATGGAGGTGCTTTCCCGACCTGGTTGGCGCCCCTGCAGGTTGTTGTTCTGCCCCTGACCGAGAATCAGTATGAAAACGCTTTTTCCCTGGGAGAACTGTTAAAGAAGGAAGGATTCCGTGTGGAGGTTGACGGTCGCAATGAGAAATTGGGCTACAAGATCCGTGAAGCGCAGCTGAAGAAAATACCTTACATGCTGGTTATCGGCCCCAGAGAGGTGGAAACAGGGAAGGCGGCTTTGAGACACCGCCGGAAAGGCGATCTGGGGGTGGTGGAGGTGGATGATTTTGTCCGGGATTTGCACGATGAGGTAAGATCCAAACGGTTGCCGCCGGATTACAAAAATACTTGA
- a CDS encoding TGS domain-containing protein: MPANLTPQYHSAEEAYKKAKTSAEKIAALREMLATIPKHKGTEKLQADIKSRLARLREEKGKKKQAKVYNPFNVDKQGGGQIVLVGYPNTGKSALLGALSRARPKVADYPYTTTLPLSGMMPYEDIYIQLVDGPPITADNIPTGFLGTIREADALILLVDASSDDCLEQYEGTLSILQEKQVIDLSEEGEFIAPQPFMVVASKLDVHGASDNLQLLREFKPELAIRGVSTEGEGLAELKEDIFKTMNIIRVYGKASGRPADMDRPFILKKGSTVIDFAEGIHKDFTRNLKNALVWGSSRYEGQPVSRDYILHDRDIVELQT, translated from the coding sequence ATGCCGGCCAACCTTACACCACAGTATCATTCGGCGGAGGAAGCATACAAAAAAGCAAAAACCTCTGCAGAAAAGATTGCTGCACTGAGGGAGATGCTGGCCACAATTCCCAAGCACAAGGGAACGGAGAAACTGCAGGCCGATATCAAGAGCCGCCTGGCACGGCTGCGGGAGGAGAAAGGCAAGAAAAAACAGGCGAAAGTTTACAACCCCTTCAATGTGGACAAGCAAGGAGGCGGCCAGATCGTGCTGGTTGGATATCCCAACACCGGCAAATCGGCTCTCCTGGGAGCCCTTTCCAGAGCCAGGCCGAAGGTTGCCGATTACCCCTACACGACCACCTTGCCATTATCGGGAATGATGCCCTACGAGGATATCTATATACAGCTTGTCGACGGTCCTCCCATAACTGCGGACAATATTCCCACAGGTTTTCTGGGAACGATTCGTGAAGCCGATGCACTCATTCTTCTTGTCGATGCTTCGTCCGACGATTGCCTGGAGCAGTACGAGGGTACACTTTCCATTTTACAGGAAAAACAGGTTATTGACCTCTCCGAGGAAGGAGAATTTATTGCGCCGCAGCCTTTCATGGTTGTGGCTTCAAAGCTTGATGTTCATGGCGCATCCGATAATTTGCAGTTGTTGCGTGAGTTCAAGCCGGAACTGGCCATCCGTGGTGTCTCCACGGAGGGAGAAGGACTGGCGGAGCTGAAGGAGGACATTTTCAAAACAATGAATATTATCCGCGTCTATGGCAAGGCTTCGGGGCGGCCTGCCGATATGGATCGTCCCTTTATCTTGAAAAAAGGCAGCACGGTGATTGATTTTGCGGAAGGGATCCACAAAGATTTTACCCGGAACCTGAAAAATGCCCTTGTCTGGGGCTCGTCAAGGTACGAGGGGCAACCCGTCTCCCGGGATTATATTTTACATGACAGGGATATTGTCGAACTGCAAACGTGA